The Leptospira sp. WS39.C2 genome contains a region encoding:
- the hslU gene encoding ATP-dependent protease ATPase subunit HslU: protein MTIKTILAEVANESDNTEELTPRQIVERLDEHIIGQTKAKRAVAVALRNRSRRRKLDESLREEIYPKNIIMIGPTGVGKTEIARRLSKLCGAPFLKVEATKYTEVGYVGRDVESMIRDLAMGALNLVKAEFRDRVKDKAAEKAEEIILDAILPPIFHKKESELNPEEKERFESYKESREKFREKLRKGILNEQEIEIDIPKQSPQSGMPMLQVFGAGNMEEMDNQIQNLLGDLMPKKSGKRKAKISDAQKILLDAEAEKLIDSDKIQSEAVRRVEEMGIIFLDEIDKIAGREGRQGADVSREGVQRDLLPIVEGSTVNTKLGPIKTDHILFIAAGAFHMTKPSDLIPELQGRFPIRVELETLTEGDFIKILTTPKSSLTKQYEALLATEGVKIEYTKDGIAEIAKLAFQMNEKNENIGARRLNTIMEKLLEDTSFEAPDLPEDKKHVVINEEYVSNKLKGIIEDKDLSRFIL, encoded by the coding sequence ATGACAATCAAAACCATTTTAGCAGAAGTGGCTAACGAAAGTGACAACACAGAAGAACTCACTCCGCGCCAAATCGTAGAACGTCTGGATGAACACATCATCGGCCAAACAAAGGCAAAACGAGCGGTGGCAGTGGCACTTCGTAATCGTTCCAGAAGGCGTAAACTGGATGAATCCTTACGGGAAGAAATATATCCCAAAAACATCATTATGATTGGGCCAACAGGAGTTGGGAAAACCGAAATAGCTCGTCGTCTGTCTAAGTTATGTGGTGCACCTTTCCTTAAAGTGGAAGCCACGAAATACACAGAAGTGGGGTATGTAGGTCGGGATGTGGAATCTATGATACGTGATTTGGCTATGGGTGCATTGAATCTTGTGAAAGCGGAATTTCGAGACCGTGTGAAAGACAAAGCGGCAGAAAAAGCCGAAGAAATCATATTAGATGCCATCCTTCCTCCTATTTTTCATAAAAAAGAATCTGAGTTAAATCCAGAAGAAAAAGAACGTTTTGAAAGTTACAAAGAATCCAGAGAAAAGTTTCGAGAGAAACTACGAAAGGGCATTCTTAATGAACAAGAAATTGAAATTGATATTCCGAAACAATCTCCTCAATCAGGGATGCCCATGTTACAGGTATTTGGTGCTGGAAATATGGAAGAGATGGACAACCAAATCCAAAATCTACTTGGCGATTTGATGCCAAAAAAATCAGGCAAACGAAAAGCAAAAATTTCAGATGCACAAAAGATTTTACTCGATGCGGAAGCGGAAAAACTAATTGATTCGGATAAAATCCAATCAGAAGCAGTGCGCCGCGTGGAAGAGATGGGAATTATTTTTCTGGATGAAATTGATAAAATTGCTGGAAGAGAAGGCCGCCAAGGGGCTGATGTTTCGAGAGAAGGGGTACAACGTGATTTACTTCCGATTGTGGAAGGTTCAACAGTGAATACAAAACTTGGTCCTATCAAAACGGATCATATTTTGTTTATTGCCGCAGGTGCATTCCACATGACAAAACCATCGGACCTCATCCCTGAGTTACAAGGAAGGTTTCCGATACGTGTGGAATTGGAAACATTGACAGAAGGTGATTTTATCAAAATTCTCACAACTCCCAAGTCTTCCCTCACCAAACAATACGAAGCCCTTCTTGCCACAGAAGGTGTGAAGATTGAATATACAAAAGATGGGATTGCGGAAATCGCCAAACTTGCGTTCCAGATGAATGAAAAAAACGAAAACATTGGAGCAAGAAGGCTCAATACCATCATGGAAAAATTATTGGAAGACACAAGTTTTGAAGCTCCCGATTTACCAGAGGACAAAAAACATGTGGTCATCAATGAAGAATACGTTTCGAATAAACTAAAAGGAATCATTGAGGACAAAGACCTCAGTCGATTTATTCTGTAA
- a CDS encoding peptide chain release factor-like protein encodes MPLSFPVSPEKNASLKKRMEALGIRESDFKEQFVKASGKGGQNVNKVATAVVLLHIPSGKQVKCSIYRTQGLNRYKARDLLCLEIERELEPSKSESSIQKLRKKKQNKYNKALKKKLEKEKLEGNNPI; translated from the coding sequence ATGCCCCTTTCGTTCCCAGTTTCCCCTGAAAAAAATGCCTCTCTGAAAAAGAGGATGGAGGCTCTTGGCATTCGCGAATCTGATTTCAAAGAACAATTTGTGAAAGCAAGTGGGAAAGGGGGCCAAAACGTAAATAAGGTGGCGACAGCTGTTGTATTACTTCATATCCCTTCGGGCAAACAAGTGAAATGTTCTATTTACCGCACCCAAGGACTCAATCGTTATAAAGCTCGTGACCTACTTTGTTTGGAAATAGAGAGAGAATTGGAACCTTCCAAGTCCGAATCTTCTATTCAAAAACTTCGTAAGAAAAAACAAAACAAATACAATAAGGCCCTAAAAAAGAAATTGGAGAAAGAAAAATTAGAAGGGAACAATCCTATCTAA
- the groL gene encoding chaperonin GroEL (60 kDa chaperone family; promotes refolding of misfolded polypeptides especially under stressful conditions; forms two stacked rings of heptamers to form a barrel-shaped 14mer; ends can be capped by GroES; misfolded proteins enter the barrel where they are refolded when GroES binds): MAKTIEFDETARRKLLSGVNKLANAVKVTLGPKGRNVVIDKKFGSPTITKDGVTVAKEIELEDAIENMGAQMVKEVSTKTNDIAGDGTTTATILAQAIINEGLKNVTAGANPMALKHGIDKAVVAAVEEIKKHAIKINSKAEYANVATISANNDPEIGNLIAQAFDKVGKEGVITVDEAKSIETTLDIVEGMQFDRGYVSPYMVTDPEAMIATFNDPFILIYDKKISSMKDLLPVLEKIAQAGRPLVIIAEEVEGEALATIVVNTLRKTIQCVAVKAPGFGDRRKAMLEDIAILTGGQVISEDLGMKLENADVKMLGRAKKVVVDKENTTIIEGAGASKDIQGRVNQIKKQIEDTTSDYDREKLQERLAKLAGGVAVIHVGAATEVEMKEKKARVEDALSATRAAVEEGIVPGGGLTLLRAQESVKALKLVGDEQTGANIILRALEEPIRMITSNAGLEGSVIVEQARAKKGNEGFNALTMVWEDLIKAGVVDPAKVVRSALQNAASIGAMILTTEVTITDKPEPKDASGAGMGGMGGMGGMGGMGGMM; this comes from the coding sequence ATGGCTAAAACAATAGAATTTGATGAAACAGCTCGTAGAAAACTTCTTAGCGGAGTAAACAAACTAGCTAACGCAGTCAAGGTGACTCTTGGACCAAAAGGTCGTAACGTAGTCATCGACAAAAAATTTGGATCTCCTACGATCACTAAGGACGGTGTAACGGTTGCGAAAGAAATCGAACTAGAAGATGCAATCGAAAACATGGGCGCTCAAATGGTGAAAGAAGTTTCTACCAAAACGAACGACATTGCTGGAGACGGAACAACTACTGCAACCATCCTTGCACAAGCCATCATCAATGAAGGTTTGAAAAACGTTACTGCGGGTGCAAACCCAATGGCTCTTAAACACGGGATCGACAAAGCTGTTGTTGCTGCTGTAGAAGAAATCAAGAAACACGCAATTAAAATCAATAGCAAAGCAGAATATGCAAACGTTGCAACAATCTCTGCGAACAATGATCCAGAAATCGGTAACCTCATTGCTCAAGCTTTTGACAAAGTAGGTAAAGAAGGTGTGATCACTGTTGATGAAGCTAAATCAATTGAAACCACTCTTGATATCGTAGAGGGAATGCAATTTGATCGTGGATACGTATCACCTTACATGGTAACAGATCCAGAAGCAATGATCGCAACTTTTAACGATCCATTCATCTTAATTTACGACAAAAAAATATCTTCGATGAAAGACCTTCTCCCTGTGCTTGAAAAAATTGCACAAGCGGGTAGACCACTCGTCATCATCGCTGAAGAAGTAGAAGGCGAAGCCCTTGCAACAATCGTGGTAAACACACTTCGCAAAACCATCCAATGTGTGGCTGTAAAAGCTCCAGGGTTTGGTGACAGAAGAAAAGCAATGCTCGAAGACATCGCAATCCTCACTGGTGGACAAGTGATTTCTGAAGACCTCGGAATGAAACTCGAAAACGCTGATGTAAAGATGCTCGGTCGTGCGAAAAAAGTGGTCGTGGACAAAGAAAACACAACCATCATCGAAGGTGCTGGTGCTTCTAAAGACATCCAAGGCCGCGTGAACCAAATCAAAAAACAAATCGAAGACACAACTTCTGATTACGATCGTGAAAAACTCCAAGAACGCCTTGCAAAACTTGCTGGTGGTGTTGCTGTGATTCACGTCGGTGCTGCAACTGAAGTAGAAATGAAAGAGAAAAAAGCTCGTGTAGAAGATGCTCTTTCTGCAACTCGCGCTGCCGTGGAAGAAGGAATTGTTCCTGGTGGTGGACTCACACTACTTCGTGCACAAGAGTCTGTGAAAGCACTCAAACTTGTTGGTGACGAACAAACTGGTGCAAACATCATCTTACGCGCATTAGAAGAGCCTATTCGTATGATTACTTCCAATGCAGGTCTTGAAGGATCTGTGATTGTGGAACAAGCTCGTGCGAAAAAAGGAAACGAAGGATTCAATGCACTTACTATGGTTTGGGAAGACCTTATCAAAGCTGGTGTGGTTGACCCTGCGAAAGTAGTTCGTTCTGCCCTTCAAAATGCAGCTTCTATTGGTGCGATGATCCTCACCACTGAAGTGACCATTACAGACAAACCTGAGCCGAAAGATGCTTCTGGTGCTGGAATGGGCGGCATGGGAGGAATGGGTGGTATGGGAGGAATGGGCGGCATGATGTAA
- a CDS encoding metallophosphoesterase: MKILHISDLHFPKKLSLFSLRGKAIVGYLNYHVRRRTKHPVVLIAAMVDTIKSLEYDALVISGDLTNVSHPSEFQNAKDVLKPILTDKTFLIPGNHDRYQKRAMGPNPLFENAFAEWMGDSLSPNHYLRTKRIAGKLFVGWDSNLAIPRITANGYVAKEVVEKTVKISEEPYVLVGHHPLWNPNSEIESSSHRMSNRKEVVEGLLTNPPELYLHGHTHTNWVKLPGKETPFTIVNSASSTRLSDSKHECGFHLIELGKQTHYRRFIYSENKFTETNPILYEETEGVV, from the coding sequence ATGAAAATCCTTCATATCTCCGATTTACATTTTCCGAAAAAACTCTCTTTGTTTTCACTTCGTGGAAAAGCCATTGTCGGATACCTCAATTACCATGTGAGGAGAAGGACAAAACACCCCGTAGTTTTAATAGCTGCCATGGTAGACACCATCAAAAGTTTAGAATATGATGCTCTTGTAATTTCTGGTGACCTAACGAATGTTTCACATCCAAGTGAATTCCAAAATGCAAAAGACGTTTTAAAACCGATCCTTACGGACAAAACGTTCCTCATTCCAGGAAACCACGACAGATACCAAAAACGTGCCATGGGACCAAATCCTCTATTCGAAAACGCATTTGCAGAATGGATGGGAGATTCGTTGAGTCCCAATCATTATTTACGAACCAAACGGATTGCAGGAAAACTCTTTGTGGGTTGGGATTCCAATTTAGCCATTCCGAGGATCACAGCCAATGGGTATGTGGCAAAAGAAGTAGTGGAAAAAACTGTGAAGATCTCAGAAGAACCTTACGTTCTTGTAGGCCACCACCCCCTTTGGAATCCCAATTCAGAAATAGAGTCTTCTTCCCACAGAATGTCAAACCGTAAGGAAGTGGTGGAAGGATTACTTACCAACCCTCCCGAATTGTATTTACATGGACATACCCATACCAATTGGGTGAAACTCCCTGGCAAAGAAACTCCCTTCACAATTGTAAACTCAGCATCGAGTACAAGACTTTCCGATTCCAAACATGAGTGTGGATTCCATTTGATTGAACTGGGAAAACAAACTCACTACCGTCGTTTTATATATTCAGAAAACAAATTTACAGAGACAAATCCCATTCTTTACGAAGAAACAGAGGGAGTTGTTTAA
- the groES gene encoding co-chaperone GroES: MASIKPLGDRVVVEPKNESEEKIGSIIVPDTAKEKPQEGKVIAVGQGRYEDGKLVPLEVKVGDTVLYGKYSGTEIKQGGKDLLIIRESDILGVVTN, translated from the coding sequence ATGGCATCAATCAAACCTTTAGGCGACCGAGTAGTCGTAGAGCCAAAGAATGAGTCGGAAGAAAAAATCGGATCCATCATCGTACCGGACACTGCGAAAGAAAAACCACAAGAAGGCAAAGTCATCGCTGTGGGACAAGGCCGTTATGAAGACGGAAAACTCGTTCCTTTAGAAGTAAAGGTCGGAGACACAGTTCTCTACGGAAAGTATTCCGGAACAGAAATCAAACAAGGCGGAAAAGATTTACTCATCATCCGTGAAAGCGACATCCTCGGTGTTGTGACAAACTAA
- a CDS encoding P-loop NTPase: protein MANDKIDLTTIQRQLMQVKHPELKKDIVSLGMVAGVTPNDEGIEILIKTPNADRRLQIGLEAQTRQLISKIEGAGKVKIKFEVDQNLKMEDGNRIFGVKKVIAVGSGKGGVGKSTVTANLASTLARNGKKVGILDADIYGPSLGKMFGINGRVALKSEEDKIYPIEKHGIKLISFSFLVTEDQPVVWRGPMLGKAIEQFLYDVVWGELDYLFIDLPPGTGDVQLSLAQLIDLDGAVIVTTPQEVAVLDAGRAAAMFKQVKVPILGIVENMSGFACPKCGHVTDVFSKGGGEKLSKQVGVPELGAVPLTLDVMSSGESGKPALLDAKDSPLQEAYFKIAKNLEEQIANWED, encoded by the coding sequence ATGGCTAATGATAAAATTGATTTAACAACCATCCAACGGCAACTCATGCAAGTGAAACATCCGGAACTCAAAAAAGACATTGTGAGTCTCGGTATGGTGGCAGGTGTTACTCCCAATGATGAAGGAATCGAAATCTTAATCAAAACTCCCAATGCAGACCGTCGATTGCAAATTGGCCTCGAAGCACAAACAAGACAGTTGATTTCAAAAATTGAAGGTGCTGGAAAAGTTAAAATTAAGTTTGAAGTGGACCAAAACCTAAAGATGGAAGACGGAAACCGAATCTTCGGTGTAAAAAAAGTCATCGCTGTGGGTTCTGGAAAAGGGGGAGTGGGAAAATCCACTGTCACTGCAAATTTGGCAAGTACCTTAGCACGTAACGGTAAAAAGGTGGGAATTTTAGATGCTGACATTTATGGACCATCTCTTGGGAAAATGTTTGGGATCAATGGCCGAGTGGCATTAAAATCCGAAGAAGATAAAATTTATCCCATTGAAAAACATGGAATCAAACTCATTTCCTTTTCCTTTCTTGTCACTGAAGACCAACCAGTTGTTTGGCGAGGACCTATGCTTGGAAAGGCCATTGAACAGTTCTTATACGATGTTGTATGGGGAGAATTAGATTATCTTTTTATCGATCTACCTCCTGGTACTGGCGACGTCCAGTTATCCCTTGCCCAACTCATTGACCTAGACGGAGCAGTGATTGTCACAACTCCGCAAGAAGTGGCTGTCCTCGATGCAGGCCGTGCTGCTGCCATGTTCAAACAAGTAAAAGTACCAATCCTTGGGATCGTGGAAAACATGTCTGGGTTTGCTTGTCCCAAATGTGGCCACGTAACGGATGTATTTTCCAAAGGGGGAGGGGAGAAACTCTCCAAACAAGTGGGGGTTCCTGAACTGGGTGCGGTTCCTCTCACACTCGATGTGATGAGTTCTGGTGAATCGGGAAAACCTGCTCTACTTGACGCAAAAGACTCACCTCTGCAAGAGGCGTATTTTAAGATTGCGAAGAATTTAGAAGAACAAATTGCGAATTGGGAAGATTAA
- a CDS encoding chorismate-binding protein, translating to MNFIESIPFVSFEENYRRLGGLLFEDTLTEPGYTISDHYFEPVEEIKLSFWKNQNLNFQIKSIFDRLDEERKKGLYPCGVLYYELGYQFIEGLNIETCPLEEGTPLLDITIFQNKTRTKYKNPDPQSFPSFSISDIIPKLSQDEYTKKWNKTIEYLTLGESYELNFCFPVELKLNGDLFLIYQSLKAKQKTKYSVYYPIIRNSRTILSLSPELFFEVNGDKITTEPMKGTILRGNTKKSDQENFLHLQTSEKERAENVMITDLYRNDLGRIAKQGTVEVEELFSIRGLNTVWQMVSKVTATLEESFTWNTILSALFPSGSVIGAPKRNSYELLRTLETTNRGTYTGAFFTSEEKNKIPWIRASVTIRTLFIDSEDKTHKAIYGIGSGVTVLSKPKEEYEECLSKLTVITSPVPPTFEILETLKVSKGRIFLKELHGKRMETTAKRFGFSFSKSKLEDTFQEIQNRVDGKFRIRLLLQEGGSFQWESTALPKRSIRPTIRLGFAKEPINSDNIFLYHKTTNRNVYNHLTEVCKGYGVDDCILWDKVGNVLETTIRNLFYKEKGKWYTPSLETGGLPGVFRESLIRKGWVKEKPTSKDDFLMAETILVGNSVRGFERVTLVTE from the coding sequence TTGAATTTTATCGAATCTATCCCCTTTGTATCCTTCGAAGAGAACTATCGAAGATTAGGTGGCCTACTCTTCGAAGATACACTTACAGAACCTGGTTATACAATTTCGGATCATTATTTTGAACCAGTTGAAGAAATTAAGCTGAGTTTTTGGAAAAACCAAAACCTAAACTTCCAAATCAAATCCATCTTTGACCGACTTGACGAAGAAAGAAAAAAAGGGCTATACCCATGTGGTGTTCTTTATTACGAGTTAGGTTACCAATTTATAGAAGGATTAAATATTGAAACTTGTCCCTTAGAAGAAGGCACACCACTCCTTGATATTACAATTTTCCAAAACAAAACAAGGACAAAATACAAAAATCCAGATCCACAATCTTTTCCATCATTTTCGATCTCTGATATCATTCCAAAATTATCACAGGATGAATATACAAAAAAATGGAACAAAACAATTGAATATTTAACTCTTGGGGAAAGTTATGAATTAAATTTCTGTTTCCCAGTAGAACTAAAATTAAACGGAGATCTATTTTTAATTTACCAAAGTCTCAAGGCAAAACAAAAAACGAAATATTCCGTTTACTATCCTATAATAAGAAATTCCAGAACAATTTTATCACTTTCTCCCGAACTTTTTTTTGAAGTGAATGGAGATAAGATTACAACAGAACCGATGAAAGGGACTATTCTCCGAGGGAATACAAAAAAAAGCGACCAAGAAAATTTTTTACACCTTCAAACATCGGAAAAGGAAAGAGCTGAAAATGTAATGATAACGGATTTGTATCGGAATGATTTGGGTAGAATCGCCAAACAAGGAACAGTTGAAGTGGAAGAACTTTTTTCAATCCGAGGATTGAATACGGTTTGGCAAATGGTATCAAAAGTAACGGCAACACTTGAAGAATCCTTTACCTGGAACACCATACTTTCTGCTTTGTTCCCTTCTGGATCAGTGATCGGTGCTCCGAAACGAAATTCCTATGAACTTTTACGTACCTTAGAAACAACAAACAGGGGCACTTATACAGGTGCCTTTTTTACCTCTGAAGAAAAAAACAAGATCCCTTGGATTCGTGCAAGTGTTACAATCCGCACCTTATTTATAGATTCTGAAGACAAAACTCATAAAGCCATTTATGGAATAGGAAGTGGTGTGACTGTACTTTCCAAACCAAAGGAAGAATATGAAGAATGCCTTTCCAAACTTACGGTAATCACAAGTCCCGTCCCACCTACATTCGAAATTTTAGAGACTCTTAAAGTTTCAAAGGGAAGGATTTTTTTAAAAGAACTCCATGGAAAACGAATGGAAACTACTGCAAAACGGTTTGGATTTTCATTTTCAAAATCAAAGTTAGAGGATACGTTCCAAGAAATTCAAAACAGGGTTGATGGGAAATTTAGGATTCGACTCCTACTCCAAGAAGGAGGTAGTTTCCAATGGGAGTCTACTGCCCTTCCAAAACGTTCAATCCGACCTACCATTCGGTTGGGATTTGCCAAAGAACCAATCAATTCAGACAATATATTTTTATACCACAAAACTACGAACAGAAATGTGTACAACCATCTAACGGAAGTTTGCAAAGGATATGGCGTGGATGATTGTATATTATGGGACAAAGTCGGAAACGTTTTGGAAACGACTATCCGCAATCTTTTTTACAAAGAAAAGGGAAAGTGGTATACCCCGTCCTTAGAAACAGGGGGTTTACCTGGAGTATTCCGAGAATCTTTAATCAGGAAAGGTTGGGTAAAAGAAAAACCCACATCCAAAGATGACTTCCTAATGGCGGAAACCATCCTTGTTGGGAATTCCGTTCGAGGTTTCGAACGGGTAACACTTGTTACAGAATAA
- a CDS encoding helicase HerA-like domain-containing protein, which produces MAKQSEAFTKKIEEGYPSEGSLFLGCGKFDGETFPEAKVQIPLSTLNRHGLIAGATGTGKTKTLQLLTEALSEEGVPVVLMDIKGDLSGLSAEGEGNDKIKERIKLLGVDWKPSAYPVEFLSISKEPGVRLRATVAEFGPILLSRILELNETQSSVVSLVFKYCDDLGLPVLDLKDFKKALQYINDEGKKELEKEYGTVSSQSVSIILRKLMDLESQGGEDFFGEPSFDVEDLLKTESKKGKISIVRLTDIQTKPRLFSTFMLSLLTEIYANFPEEGDLEKPKLVLFIDEAHLVFDEASSDLLKQLETMVRLIRSKGVGIIFCTQSPTDLPKEILGQLGLKVQHALRAFTANDRKAIKTASENYPETDFYDTKEVITELGIGEAFITALSTKGSPTPLVHTLLSPPKSRMGTLTEKELEDLIGSSDLVKKYETTLDRESAHEMLTKKMETIAEETEGAEEESGTKKPKSKRAQEKEGPSFVETLSKNPLAREVGRTVAKEVTRGLLGMLGVTPKRGSKRKKTGLFGF; this is translated from the coding sequence ATGGCCAAACAATCTGAAGCATTTACAAAAAAAATCGAGGAAGGGTATCCAAGTGAAGGTTCCCTATTCCTTGGATGTGGGAAATTTGATGGGGAGACCTTCCCAGAAGCCAAAGTCCAAATCCCTCTTTCTACCCTGAATCGGCATGGTCTCATCGCAGGAGCCACAGGAACAGGGAAAACCAAAACCTTACAACTCCTCACAGAAGCACTTTCCGAAGAGGGAGTTCCAGTGGTGCTTATGGACATCAAAGGGGACCTATCTGGCCTAAGTGCGGAAGGGGAAGGAAACGATAAAATCAAAGAACGTATAAAATTATTGGGTGTGGATTGGAAACCGAGTGCCTACCCAGTGGAATTTTTATCCATTTCCAAAGAACCTGGGGTGAGACTTCGGGCTACGGTGGCCGAATTTGGTCCTATCTTACTTTCCAGGATTTTAGAACTGAATGAAACACAAAGCAGTGTGGTATCGTTAGTATTCAAATACTGTGATGATTTGGGTTTACCTGTTCTTGACCTTAAAGATTTTAAAAAAGCCTTACAATACATCAATGACGAAGGGAAAAAAGAATTAGAAAAAGAATACGGCACCGTTTCCTCCCAAAGTGTTTCTATCATCTTACGTAAGTTAATGGATTTAGAAAGCCAAGGGGGAGAAGATTTTTTTGGAGAACCCTCTTTTGATGTAGAAGACCTTTTGAAAACCGAGTCAAAAAAAGGAAAAATCTCGATTGTCCGACTCACTGACATCCAAACGAAACCTCGTCTTTTTTCTACCTTTATGTTATCCCTTCTCACAGAAATTTATGCAAACTTTCCTGAGGAAGGTGATTTAGAAAAACCGAAATTAGTTTTATTCATTGATGAAGCACATTTGGTGTTTGATGAAGCATCGAGTGATTTATTAAAACAACTGGAAACCATGGTGCGCCTCATCCGCTCCAAAGGAGTTGGAATTATTTTCTGTACTCAATCTCCAACGGATCTACCAAAAGAAATTTTAGGCCAACTGGGTCTCAAAGTACAACATGCCCTTCGTGCCTTTACAGCAAACGATCGTAAAGCGATTAAAACTGCTTCCGAAAATTATCCCGAAACAGATTTTTATGACACAAAAGAAGTGATTACGGAACTGGGGATTGGAGAGGCGTTTATCACAGCGCTGAGTACAAAAGGTTCCCCCACTCCCCTTGTGCATACCCTTCTCTCCCCACCTAAGTCTCGGATGGGAACCCTCACTGAGAAAGAACTAGAGGATTTGATTGGAAGTTCGGATCTAGTGAAAAAATACGAAACCACTCTCGACCGCGAAAGTGCACACGAGATGCTGACAAAAAAAATGGAAACCATCGCCGAAGAAACCGAAGGTGCTGAAGAAGAATCGGGAACGAAAAAACCCAAATCCAAACGAGCGCAGGAAAAAGAAGGCCCTAGTTTTGTGGAAACCCTTTCGAAAAACCCACTCGCCAGAGAAGTGGGTAGGACTGTCGCCAAAGAAGTCACAAGGGGACTTCTCGGAATGCTCGGGGTCACTCCCAAACGAGGTTCCAAACGGAAAAAAACAGGGTTATTTGGATTTTAA
- a CDS encoding GDSL-type esterase/lipase family protein codes for MIALQPANQFVFGTVGYQCGGSNASQWSTNSMSHDGYPGFRTDQLVPIASLPSIADITLVHAGTNDFIQGKTVDMATVGLTNIIQNLITQNPSTTIYVAQIIRYMKPASTCTSCKDYSVLNPIVEQYNQWISNQLTKTINVFPNQIVIVDMYDALTSSSDYSFDGVHPSSAGYQKMACSWVRAIKKMPSMPGNPCSDLTLGETKSLSTPLNSDVEKSLPQPEQIQQIMQGKYKGL; via the coding sequence GTGATTGCCTTACAACCTGCTAATCAGTTTGTTTTTGGAACAGTTGGTTATCAATGTGGTGGATCAAATGCAAGTCAATGGAGTACGAATTCCATGTCCCATGATGGTTATCCAGGGTTTCGAACAGATCAACTAGTACCAATAGCCTCCTTACCGAGTATAGCTGACATCACTTTAGTACATGCAGGAACAAACGATTTTATTCAAGGTAAGACTGTTGACATGGCAACAGTTGGCTTGACAAACATTATACAAAACTTAATAACACAAAATCCCTCAACAACTATTTACGTGGCACAAATTATACGTTACATGAAACCGGCTTCCACATGCACTTCCTGTAAAGATTATTCCGTTTTGAATCCAATCGTTGAACAATATAACCAATGGATTTCGAACCAATTGACAAAAACAATAAATGTTTTTCCTAATCAAATTGTGATTGTTGATATGTATGATGCACTTACGTCTTCATCAGATTATTCATTTGATGGTGTCCATCCAAGTTCTGCTGGTTATCAAAAAATGGCTTGTTCTTGGGTTCGTGCAATTAAGAAAATGCCTTCTATGCCAGGTAACCCTTGTTCCGATCTTACCTTGGGGGAAACGAAAAGTTTATCCACTCCATTAAATTCAGATGTGGAAAAATCATTACCTCAACCAGAACAAATCCAACAAATCATGCAAGGAAAGTACAAAGGATTGTAA
- a CDS encoding biotin/lipoyl-containing protein: MKEFLLKTPDLGDTEKIELVRWLCKEGQTVKEGDEVIELVTDKAAFPVESPYSGTLKKIIMEAGSVVKKGDVLGIMDINE, translated from the coding sequence ATGAAAGAATTCCTTCTAAAAACTCCTGATTTAGGTGATACAGAAAAAATCGAACTTGTACGTTGGCTTTGTAAAGAAGGGCAAACAGTGAAAGAAGGGGACGAAGTGATCGAACTTGTCACGGATAAAGCTGCTTTTCCCGTGGAATCTCCTTATTCTGGTACATTGAAAAAAATCATAATGGAAGCAGGATCGGTAGTGAAAAAAGGAGATGTCCTTGGAATCATGGATATTAACGAATGA